The Chryseobacterium geocarposphaerae genome window below encodes:
- a CDS encoding SDR family oxidoreductase gives MNEIFSIKDKVAVITGASGVLGGSLAKSFIEAGAKVVALGRNQETLDSCVKELTDFGGDAFAVEANVMNIESLENASKKIIEKYGKIDILLNIAGGNIPAATLSPDQSFFDMNMEGWDEVTNLNINGTVYPCYVFGKVMAEQKSGSIVNISSMAAYSAITRVAGYSAAKSAITNFTQWLASDLALKFGDKIRVNAVAPGFFIGDQNRAILLNPDGSLTDRSKKVMTKTPMQRFGEVEELNGAVQFLCSDAASFITGALLPVDGGFSAFSGV, from the coding sequence ATGAACGAAATATTCAGTATAAAAGATAAAGTTGCCGTCATTACAGGAGCTTCCGGCGTTTTGGGAGGAAGCCTGGCCAAAAGTTTTATCGAAGCCGGAGCGAAAGTGGTGGCACTTGGCAGAAATCAGGAAACATTGGATTCCTGTGTGAAAGAATTAACGGATTTCGGAGGTGACGCATTTGCCGTCGAAGCCAATGTCATGAATATAGAAAGCCTTGAAAATGCTTCAAAAAAGATCATTGAAAAATATGGCAAAATAGATATTCTGCTGAATATTGCAGGAGGAAATATTCCCGCCGCGACCTTGTCTCCGGACCAGTCATTTTTCGATATGAATATGGAGGGATGGGATGAGGTAACGAACCTTAATATCAACGGAACCGTTTATCCATGCTATGTTTTCGGAAAAGTAATGGCGGAACAAAAAAGCGGAAGTATCGTCAATATTTCTTCGATGGCAGCTTATTCTGCAATTACAAGGGTTGCCGGATATTCGGCGGCTAAGTCGGCAATTACCAATTTTACGCAATGGCTGGCTTCAGATTTAGCATTGAAATTCGGAGATAAAATCCGTGTGAATGCTGTTGCTCCGGGATTTTTCATTGGAGACCAAAACCGTGCAATTTTATTAAATCCGGATGGTTCTCTAACCGACAGGAGCAAAAAAGTCATGACTAAAACACCTATGCAAAGATTCGGAGAAGTGGAAGAACTGAATGGAGCCGTACAGTTTCTTTGTTCGGATGCCGCAAGTTTCATTACCGGGGCTTTACTTCCTGTTGATGGCGGTTTCAGCGCTTTCAGCGGAGTATAA
- a CDS encoding SusC/RagA family TonB-linked outer membrane protein, whose product MNRFYLAKTNKAALFFAMALLPSGLAYSQTKKDTVAKEKKIEEVVVIGYGTQRKEAVTGSVATVKGEALREVPTANITQALQSRSAGVEINQTSSKPGATMKIRIRGTRSLSDSANDPLIVLDGIPFVGSLGDISSSDIKSVDILKDASATAIYGSRGANGVILVTTNRGSKGQKPRFTYNSFTGSQTLFSRYPMMNGAQLTKLRHDANDLIKNGDSEKDGVDTDWQKLYYKPAMITNHDVGVSGGTDGGNYNVGLSYLKQDAIVPLQSYERFGFRLGLDQQVGKIFKFGFTTNSNYVKSEGNGVASAPTLGYSPLASPYDEFGNPRRTLTMSSNMDQAWVYTRKSLDALGDKYVDETKAFSSYNNIYGEVKLPIDGLKYRINVGLDFRTSNSGNYTGVGVFNINPASISSAGKGNNQTYHWTIENLLTYDKTFGKHKINAVALYSSEQNTYTSSYMSAKNVPADFFQYYNLGQSPQADITVRPEDQSYARTGLVSYMGRAMYTYDNKYMITATLRRDGASVLAEGHKWNTYPAISVGWNITNENFMKAFQFVNLLKLRYGWGETSNQAIAPYTTLGSLTVNPYNFGGAYSTGVSINTAPNPYLGWEYSKTHNAGLDFGFLNNRINGTVEYYRTHTSGILQNKSLPSTSGIPGGVLQNVGDIENKGWEASLNAIIIDKPDGFSWDAGVNWYANKNKILSLASGAQRDENNLWFVGHNVNSLYDYQYVGLWQQGDPYLSILEPQVGAAPGMIKVLYTGGYNADGTPVRAIGPEDRQIIDTNPDWQGGFNMRFAYKGFELSTVGAFQKGGVLISSIYGSAGYLNRLTGRGNNVDVDYYTDDNTDARFPKPGGLLSGDNPKYLSTLGLFDASYVKLRTITLGYNLNKDFLKDLNINSLRIYFTVTNPLIIYSPYHKMSGMDPEPNSTGDQNQAVSGYKNRQLIIGTNNPATRNFILGINLSF is encoded by the coding sequence ATGAACCGATTTTATTTAGCTAAAACCAATAAAGCTGCTCTCTTTTTTGCGATGGCTTTATTGCCTTCCGGCTTGGCATATTCTCAGACTAAAAAAGATACTGTTGCTAAAGAGAAAAAAATAGAAGAAGTAGTTGTAATCGGATATGGTACGCAGAGAAAAGAAGCCGTTACAGGTTCTGTTGCTACCGTAAAAGGCGAAGCTCTTAGAGAGGTTCCTACCGCCAATATAACACAAGCTCTACAAAGTAGAAGTGCTGGGGTAGAAATCAATCAAACGTCCAGTAAACCTGGAGCAACCATGAAAATCCGAATCAGAGGAACGAGATCATTATCAGACTCTGCAAATGATCCGCTTATCGTATTGGACGGAATTCCTTTTGTAGGATCTTTGGGAGATATAAGCTCTAGTGACATCAAGAGTGTGGATATTTTGAAAGATGCATCTGCAACCGCTATTTATGGCTCCAGAGGAGCGAACGGGGTTATACTAGTTACAACAAACAGAGGATCAAAAGGGCAAAAGCCTAGATTTACTTATAACTCTTTCACGGGGAGTCAAACTTTGTTTTCTAGGTATCCTATGATGAATGGCGCTCAATTGACTAAGCTGAGACATGATGCCAATGATCTCATCAAAAATGGAGACAGTGAAAAAGACGGAGTTGATACGGATTGGCAAAAGCTCTATTATAAGCCAGCAATGATAACAAACCATGATGTTGGAGTTTCCGGAGGTACAGACGGGGGTAATTATAATGTTGGTTTGTCATACTTGAAGCAAGATGCTATAGTTCCTTTGCAAAGTTATGAACGTTTTGGTTTTCGACTAGGTCTGGATCAGCAGGTCGGAAAAATTTTTAAATTTGGATTTACTACAAATTCCAATTATGTAAAATCTGAAGGTAATGGTGTTGCTTCAGCTCCTACATTAGGATATTCGCCTTTGGCCAGCCCCTATGATGAATTTGGTAATCCGAGAAGAACATTAACGATGTCATCAAATATGGATCAGGCGTGGGTTTACACAAGAAAAAGTCTTGATGCTCTGGGAGATAAATATGTAGATGAAACGAAAGCTTTCTCATCTTATAATAACATATATGGTGAAGTTAAATTACCAATAGATGGATTGAAATACCGGATAAATGTAGGGTTGGATTTCAGAACTTCAAATAGTGGAAATTATACAGGGGTAGGAGTATTTAATATAAATCCTGCTTCTATTTCTTCTGCAGGCAAGGGGAATAACCAGACCTATCACTGGACTATAGAGAACTTATTGACTTACGATAAGACTTTCGGAAAGCATAAGATAAATGCTGTTGCTTTATATTCTTCCGAACAAAATACTTATACAAGTAGTTATATGAGTGCTAAAAATGTACCTGCAGATTTTTTTCAATATTATAATCTAGGTCAATCTCCACAAGCTGATATTACTGTAAGGCCTGAAGATCAATCTTATGCCAGAACAGGATTGGTTTCCTATATGGGACGAGCGATGTATACCTATGACAATAAGTATATGATTACAGCTACTCTTAGAAGGGACGGTGCTTCTGTACTTGCAGAAGGACACAAATGGAATACTTATCCGGCAATTTCCGTGGGGTGGAATATTACTAATGAAAACTTTATGAAAGCTTTCCAATTCGTTAATCTTTTGAAATTAAGATATGGTTGGGGAGAAACATCAAATCAAGCGATTGCCCCTTATACGACTTTAGGAAGCTTAACTGTTAATCCATATAACTTTGGAGGAGCTTATTCTACAGGTGTTTCTATTAATACAGCTCCAAACCCTTACTTAGGATGGGAATATTCCAAAACACACAATGCAGGATTGGATTTTGGGTTTCTTAACAATAGAATCAACGGTACAGTAGAATATTACAGAACACATACTTCCGGAATACTTCAAAATAAGAGTTTACCTTCAACTTCAGGGATTCCAGGGGGAGTATTACAAAATGTAGGAGATATTGAAAACAAAGGTTGGGAAGCTTCTCTTAATGCAATTATTATTGATAAACCGGATGGTTTCAGTTGGGATGCCGGAGTTAACTGGTATGCCAATAAAAACAAAATTTTATCACTTGCATCTGGTGCACAACGAGATGAAAATAATTTATGGTTCGTTGGTCATAATGTAAATTCACTATATGATTATCAGTATGTAGGTTTATGGCAACAAGGAGATCCTTATTTGAGCATTCTTGAGCCTCAGGTTGGAGCTGCTCCAGGTATGATTAAAGTTCTGTATACAGGGGGGTATAATGCAGATGGAACACCTGTGAGAGCTATAGGTCCTGAAGATAGACAAATTATAGATACCAATCCAGATTGGCAGGGAGGTTTCAATATGCGTTTTGCTTACAAAGGTTTTGAGCTGAGTACAGTAGGTGCATTCCAAAAAGGTGGTGTTCTGATCAGCTCTATTTATGGTTCTGCAGGTTACTTGAATAGATTAACCGGTAGAGGAAATAACGTAGATGTAGATTACTACACAGATGACAATACAGATGCAAGATTTCCGAAACCAGGTGGATTGCTAAGTGGTGATAATCCAAAGTATCTGTCAACTCTAGGCCTTTTTGACGCATCATATGTGAAATTAAGAACAATTACATTAGGATATAACTTAAATAAAGATTTTCTTAAAGATCTTAACATTAATAGCTTAAGAATTTATTTTACGGTAACAAATCCATTGATAATTTATTCGCCATATCACAAAATGTCTGGAATGGACCCTGAACCGAACTCTACAGGTGATCAAAATCAGGCTGTAAGCGGATACAAAAATCGTCAGTTGATTATAGGAACTAATAATCCTGCGACAAGAAACTTTATATTGGGAATTAACTTATCTTTCTAA
- a CDS encoding RagB/SusD family nutrient uptake outer membrane protein: MIKINKKIVLGVVVASLVLSSCNEILDEQPRSGYTVDYFNSADGVTSGVTALYRSLRLLYGNGYYMSATQNGTDEATWAQSADGNFKDLDMTGGAGAINSNTFPTSMVWGSVFPYINTANGIIERGPKFNIPESLISEARFFRSFYYFQLVQTYGGVPLDLGSGELALNISPTTLSKRNTVPEVYSRGIFPDLLKAIDNLPATPRVTGGVTKNVARLFLAKAYLTYGWWLQNPNNIPTYPDAARTDLDGHNAQWYFQKAYDLSLQGINNPGSYALQPTYYDVNEGSKDRNSEQMLYADHTASSIFYNEGDPVGYGSGWAPDNFAAWMQTWNYTNIKSSKSATSWVSASPITREATQSLGRPWVRMAPPIGVIKNTFADKTNDSRYDGTFVTTYRGNWHKTGTGLETVTTLYNANNLPVPVGGAILSFLDDDSQLPNIVYPTDGGQNGVGAGVLPGRADWVISPNGISRIVYPGLWKIGTYQTNDVTGLGYPNAALTRPFPVAKFSEFYFIAAEAAVKGASGAMSARDLINVIRARAGKWRFSNKNNASYIADNSAAMIAATPATITIDYILAERSREYYGEFYRWFDLVRTQKWAEYAATYQIGGTAYGNHTPQNFTRNIQPYHYLRPIPQGQLDAMTEMSAADKAKYQNPGY; encoded by the coding sequence ATGATAAAAATTAACAAAAAAATTGTATTGGGAGTTGTAGTGGCTTCACTAGTATTGTCTAGCTGTAATGAGATTCTAGACGAACAACCCAGATCAGGATATACGGTTGATTATTTCAATTCTGCAGATGGCGTAACATCTGGTGTAACCGCATTATATAGAAGCTTACGTCTTCTTTATGGGAATGGTTATTATATGAGTGCTACACAGAACGGAACGGATGAGGCAACTTGGGCTCAGAGTGCAGACGGTAACTTTAAAGATCTGGATATGACAGGTGGTGCTGGAGCGATTAACTCCAATACTTTCCCTACGAGCATGGTTTGGGGATCCGTTTTCCCTTATATTAATACAGCTAATGGTATTATAGAAAGAGGACCGAAATTCAATATTCCGGAATCTCTTATATCTGAAGCTCGTTTTTTCAGATCATTTTATTACTTTCAACTAGTACAGACGTATGGTGGGGTACCTTTAGATTTAGGCTCTGGAGAATTGGCTCTGAACATTTCACCTACCACTTTGTCTAAAAGAAATACAGTTCCTGAAGTATATTCAAGAGGTATTTTTCCTGATTTATTAAAAGCAATAGATAATCTTCCTGCAACTCCCAGAGTTACGGGTGGGGTTACAAAAAATGTAGCAAGGTTGTTTTTAGCTAAAGCGTACCTCACTTACGGTTGGTGGTTGCAAAATCCTAATAATATCCCGACATATCCCGATGCTGCACGAACGGATCTTGATGGTCATAATGCACAATGGTATTTTCAAAAAGCATATGATTTATCTCTACAAGGTATTAATAATCCGGGATCTTATGCACTTCAACCTACTTATTATGATGTAAATGAAGGCTCTAAAGATCGTAATTCAGAGCAGATGCTTTACGCAGATCATACAGCATCCAGTATTTTTTATAACGAGGGTGACCCCGTAGGATACGGTTCAGGATGGGCTCCGGATAACTTCGCTGCCTGGATGCAAACATGGAATTATACAAATATAAAAAGTAGTAAATCTGCTACTTCATGGGTTTCAGCAAGCCCTATCACAAGAGAAGCGACGCAATCGCTGGGAAGACCTTGGGTACGTATGGCACCACCTATAGGAGTTATCAAAAACACTTTCGCTGATAAAACTAATGATTCTCGTTATGATGGGACTTTTGTGACAACTTATAGGGGAAACTGGCATAAAACTGGAACGGGTCTGGAAACTGTTACAACACTATATAATGCTAATAATCTTCCTGTACCGGTAGGAGGGGCGATATTAAGCTTCTTGGATGATGATTCCCAATTGCCAAATATTGTTTACCCGACTGATGGCGGCCAAAATGGTGTAGGTGCTGGTGTTTTGCCCGGACGTGCGGATTGGGTAATTTCACCTAACGGAATTAGCAGAATTGTATATCCGGGACTTTGGAAAATTGGAACATATCAGACAAATGATGTTACTGGTTTAGGTTATCCAAATGCCGCTTTAACAAGGCCATTTCCTGTAGCCAAATTCTCCGAATTTTATTTCATTGCGGCGGAAGCAGCTGTAAAAGGAGCTTCAGGTGCTATGAGTGCACGAGATTTGATCAACGTAATTCGCGCAAGAGCAGGAAAATGGAGATTTAGTAATAAGAATAATGCTTCGTATATTGCTGATAATAGTGCAGCTATGATTGCAGCAACACCGGCTACTATTACTATAGATTATATTTTAGCGGAAAGATCAAGAGAATATTATGGAGAGTTTTACAGATGGTTTGATTTGGTAAGAACTCAAAAATGGGCAGAATACGCTGCAACTTATCAGATAGGAGGAACAGCTTATGGAAATCATACACCACAGAATTTTACAAGAAATATTCAGCCATATCATTACCTGAGACCAATTCCTCAAGGACAGTTGGATGCAATGACCGAAATGTCTGCAGCAGATAAAGCAAAATATCAGAATCCTGGTTACTAA
- a CDS encoding glycoside hydrolase family 43 protein: protein MKQRFMQSIISKNKTGLFAAMALFSISNIAAQTFSDFNYHGNDKIYNDNPLKSDEFYSPILQGCYPDPSITKKGDDYYLVNSSFSMFPGVPIFTSKDLVNWKQVGHVLDRPSQLKVEKGGVSQGIYAPDIKYNKYNDTFYMITTQIAGGVGNMVVKTKDPAKGWSEVQKLNFDGIDPAIFFDDDGKAYIVHNDAPPKGTEQYNGHRVIKMWDYDLEKDQVVAGSDRIIVNGGVDLSQKPIWIEGPHLYKYKGKYYLMCAEGGTGGNHSEVIFMADSPKGPFVPAKNNPILTQRYFPRDRKEKVDWAGHADLVEGPNGQWYGVFLAIRPNVNNRVNKGRETFILPVDWSGAYPVFQNGLVPMKPKLKMPQDVQNQTGQNGFFPNGNFTYNDKLTDKNLDFRWIAMRGPRENFITATKNGVKVNPMETNIKALAPISSLFHRLQHEDFETSVTLDFKPKSEKELAGITLYQSETFNYVFGVTKKDKDFYIVLERTEKGSSKLIASEKISLGKTIKFQAVGEKDNISFNYSLDGKNFKNIGGPVSGDILSTDVAGGFTGSLIGLYSTSSNDTVPN, encoded by the coding sequence ATGAAACAGAGATTTATGCAATCGATTATTTCTAAAAATAAAACAGGCCTTTTTGCTGCAATGGCTCTATTTTCCATCAGCAATATTGCCGCTCAGACTTTCTCCGATTTCAATTACCATGGAAACGATAAAATATATAATGATAACCCCTTAAAATCAGACGAATTTTATTCCCCGATTCTGCAGGGTTGTTATCCCGATCCGAGCATCACCAAAAAAGGAGACGATTATTACTTAGTAAACTCTTCTTTCTCGATGTTTCCGGGTGTTCCTATTTTCACCTCTAAAGATTTGGTGAATTGGAAACAGGTTGGGCACGTTCTCGACAGACCTTCTCAGCTAAAAGTGGAAAAAGGAGGGGTTTCGCAGGGAATTTATGCGCCGGATATTAAATACAACAAATACAACGATACTTTTTATATGATTACCACCCAGATCGCAGGTGGAGTCGGCAATATGGTCGTAAAAACCAAAGATCCTGCAAAAGGCTGGAGCGAAGTTCAGAAACTCAATTTTGATGGAATCGATCCGGCCATTTTCTTTGATGATGATGGAAAAGCCTACATCGTACACAATGATGCACCGCCAAAAGGAACCGAACAGTACAACGGTCACCGAGTGATTAAAATGTGGGATTACGATTTAGAAAAAGATCAGGTTGTGGCAGGTTCAGACAGAATTATCGTCAATGGCGGAGTAGATCTTTCTCAAAAGCCGATTTGGATTGAAGGGCCGCATTTGTACAAATACAAAGGGAAATACTACCTGATGTGTGCAGAAGGCGGAACCGGAGGCAACCACAGCGAGGTGATTTTTATGGCAGATTCGCCGAAAGGCCCGTTTGTTCCGGCTAAAAACAATCCTATTCTTACCCAAAGATATTTTCCGAGAGACAGAAAAGAAAAAGTCGATTGGGCAGGTCACGCTGATTTGGTGGAAGGCCCTAACGGACAATGGTATGGCGTATTTTTAGCCATTCGTCCGAATGTCAATAATCGTGTCAATAAAGGCCGTGAAACTTTCATCCTTCCTGTTGACTGGAGCGGAGCATATCCCGTTTTCCAGAATGGGCTGGTTCCGATGAAACCAAAATTAAAAATGCCACAAGACGTTCAAAACCAAACCGGACAAAATGGATTTTTCCCGAACGGGAATTTTACCTATAACGATAAATTAACCGATAAAAATCTGGATTTCCGTTGGATTGCAATGCGCGGACCGCGTGAAAATTTTATCACTGCTACAAAAAATGGCGTAAAAGTGAACCCGATGGAAACAAATATCAAAGCGTTGGCTCCGATTTCATCTTTGTTCCACAGATTACAGCACGAAGATTTTGAGACATCTGTAACCCTTGATTTTAAACCTAAATCTGAAAAAGAATTGGCCGGAATTACGCTCTACCAAAGCGAAACGTTCAATTATGTTTTCGGAGTTACGAAGAAAGACAAAGACTTCTACATCGTTTTAGAAAGAACTGAAAAAGGAAGTTCAAAACTGATTGCAAGTGAGAAAATTTCATTAGGTAAGACCATTAAATTCCAGGCTGTTGGCGAGAAAGATAACATTAGCTTCAATTATTCTTTGGACGGCAAAAATTTCAAAAATATCGGCGGTCCGGTTTCAGGAGATATCCTTTCAACCGATGTTGCAGGCGGTTTCACAGGAAGTTTAATTGGCTTGTACAGCACTTCGTCCAATGATACTGTGCCGAATTAA
- the uxuA gene encoding mannonate dehydratase, whose product MEKTWRWFGKNDKIKLQTLRQIGVEGIVSALHEIPNGEVWSLEAVNDYKNYIESHGLRWSVVESLPVSEAIKYGGEDRDFLIENYIKSLENLGKAGVTTVCYNFMPVLDWARTDLFHEWEDGSSSLYFDKARFAYFEIHILKREGAEKDYNPEILKKVEELKNTLSEKDNNDLIDSVIVKTQGFVNGNIKEGELNPVEKFKNLLALYDGIDKNQLRENLKYFLEKIMPVCEQWNIQMCVHPDDPPFALLGLPRIVTNEEDIDWFLNAVNNPHNGLTFCAGSLSANLQNDVPKLAQKFAHRTKFVHLRSTNVFENGDFIEAHHLGGRGKLIDVIRVFEKENPDLPMRIDHGRLLSEDIDKDYNPGYSFLGRMLALGQIEGVMATVQNEMARNL is encoded by the coding sequence ATGGAAAAAACATGGCGTTGGTTTGGGAAGAATGATAAAATTAAGTTACAAACCCTTCGACAAATCGGTGTGGAAGGTATTGTTTCTGCGCTGCATGAGATTCCGAACGGGGAAGTCTGGAGTTTAGAGGCTGTTAATGATTATAAAAACTATATAGAAAGTCACGGTCTTCGCTGGTCTGTTGTAGAAAGCCTTCCGGTAAGCGAAGCGATCAAATACGGAGGTGAAGACCGTGATTTTTTGATAGAAAACTACATCAAAAGTCTCGAAAACTTAGGAAAAGCTGGCGTAACTACGGTTTGTTACAACTTTATGCCGGTTTTAGATTGGGCAAGAACAGATCTTTTCCACGAATGGGAAGACGGTTCGTCGTCATTGTATTTTGATAAAGCAAGATTTGCTTATTTTGAAATTCATATTCTGAAAAGAGAAGGAGCCGAAAAAGATTATAATCCGGAAATTCTGAAAAAAGTGGAAGAATTAAAAAATACACTTTCAGAAAAAGATAATAATGATCTGATTGATTCGGTGATTGTAAAAACACAGGGATTCGTGAATGGAAATATCAAGGAAGGCGAATTGAATCCTGTAGAAAAATTTAAAAATCTATTGGCTTTATATGACGGAATTGATAAAAACCAGCTTCGGGAAAATCTAAAATATTTCCTCGAAAAAATAATGCCAGTCTGCGAACAATGGAATATCCAGATGTGTGTACATCCCGATGATCCGCCTTTTGCTTTGCTCGGCTTACCTAGAATTGTTACCAATGAAGAAGACATCGACTGGTTCCTTAATGCCGTGAACAATCCTCACAACGGACTGACATTCTGTGCGGGTTCACTTAGCGCCAATCTTCAGAATGACGTTCCGAAACTGGCCCAAAAATTTGCTCACAGAACAAAATTTGTTCATTTGAGAAGCACCAATGTTTTTGAAAACGGAGATTTCATTGAGGCCCATCATTTAGGCGGAAGAGGAAAATTAATCGACGTGATTCGCGTATTCGAAAAAGAAAATCCGGATTTACCGATGAGAATCGACCACGGAAGATTGTTGTCGGAAGATATTGATAAAGACTACAATCCCGGCTATTCTTTTCTGGGAAGAATGCTGGCTTTAGGACAGATTGAAGGCGTCATGGCAACCGTACAAAACGAAATGGCCAGAAATCTTTAG
- the xylA gene encoding xylose isomerase: protein MKTLTGTKEFFTGIDKIKFEGKESRNPMAFRYYDAERIVMGKPMKDWTRFAMAWWHTLCANGSDPFGGPTIHHPWDIGNDAVTRAMHKMDAGFEFMSKMGFNYYCFHDIDLVDPADNWKDYEKNLQAVVEYAKQKQQETGIKLLWGTANVFTHERYMNGASTNPNFDVVACAGTQVKNSIDATIALGGENYVFWGGREGYMSLLNTDMKREKDHLARFLSMSRDYARQQGFKGTFLIEPKPMEPTKHQYDYDSETVIGFLRHYGLDKDFKLNIEVNHATLAGHTFEHELQVAVDAGLLGSIDANRGDYQNGWDTDQFPVDYYDMVQAWLVLLPAGGLGNGGVNFDAKIRRNSIDPEDLFISHISGMDVFAKGLLAAADILENSDYKKLRTDRYASFDNGNGKAFEDGTLTLEDLQRIAHEIGEPQPKSGKQELFEAIVNMYI from the coding sequence ATGAAAACTTTAACAGGTACAAAAGAGTTTTTTACAGGTATCGACAAAATCAAGTTTGAAGGAAAAGAAAGCAGAAATCCAATGGCTTTCAGATATTATGATGCGGAAAGAATTGTCATGGGAAAACCTATGAAAGACTGGACGCGTTTTGCAATGGCTTGGTGGCATACGTTATGTGCTAACGGAAGCGATCCGTTTGGTGGACCTACCATTCACCATCCTTGGGATATCGGAAATGATGCCGTGACAAGAGCCATGCATAAAATGGATGCAGGTTTTGAATTTATGTCTAAAATGGGCTTCAATTACTACTGTTTCCACGATATTGACTTGGTAGATCCGGCTGATAACTGGAAAGATTACGAAAAAAATCTTCAGGCTGTAGTAGAATATGCAAAACAGAAGCAGCAGGAAACTGGAATCAAACTTTTATGGGGAACAGCCAACGTTTTCACCCACGAAAGATACATGAACGGAGCTTCTACCAACCCAAATTTTGATGTGGTAGCTTGTGCAGGAACTCAGGTTAAAAATTCTATCGATGCTACAATTGCTCTAGGTGGTGAAAACTACGTATTCTGGGGAGGAAGAGAAGGCTACATGAGTCTTTTAAATACAGATATGAAGCGTGAAAAAGATCATTTGGCGCGTTTCCTTTCCATGTCGAGAGACTATGCGCGTCAGCAAGGCTTTAAAGGAACTTTCCTTATTGAGCCAAAACCGATGGAGCCTACAAAACATCAGTACGACTATGATTCTGAAACGGTGATCGGTTTCTTAAGACATTATGGATTAGATAAAGATTTTAAATTAAATATTGAAGTTAACCACGCGACTCTTGCTGGTCATACATTCGAGCATGAGCTTCAGGTAGCGGTAGACGCAGGACTTTTAGGAAGTATCGATGCGAACAGAGGGGATTACCAGAATGGATGGGATACAGACCAGTTCCCGGTAGATTATTATGACATGGTTCAGGCTTGGTTAGTACTTTTACCAGCTGGTGGTCTAGGAAATGGAGGAGTAAACTTCGATGCTAAGATCAGAAGAAACTCTATTGATCCTGAAGATTTGTTTATTTCTCATATTTCCGGAATGGATGTTTTTGCAAAAGGACTTTTAGCCGCAGCAGATATTCTTGAAAATTCAGATTATAAAAAATTGAGAACAGACCGTTATGCTTCGTTCGACAACGGAAACGGAAAGGCTTTTGAAGACGGAACGCTTACTTTGGAGGATCTTCAGAGAATAGCTCATGAAATTGGGGAACCACAGCCAAAAAGCGGAAAACAGGAATTGTTTGAAGCTATTGTGAACATGTATATCTAA